The following are encoded in a window of Bradyrhizobium guangdongense genomic DNA:
- a CDS encoding N-acyl homoserine lactonase family protein, with translation MERRNGKDKDKRRNKIRQNREDDMLMRCARVLGLVFGGLVWAAAGATAAEPPKEMKLYVFSSGALNLDKSIIQNGSSGKVQIPVGFFLIRHPKGDVLFDCGNNDRIIKDPDYWGPFVKALDPGRDPDIAIDAQLSKINVKPSDIKYVVLGHFHVDHAGNIGKFLDSTFVFQRDEIRNAFWPAPGYATFFISEDFSMLRNSIGGGMPAKYKTIELDGDLDLFGDNSVFIHRSVSHTPGSQILVVRLPKTGTVVLTSDAVYLQENLDKNILPSIGSVYDPVGMLDAYAWVKRVRDTEGADIIYAHDPDTFKAHKHSPEFYE, from the coding sequence ATGGAAAGACGGAACGGAAAAGACAAAGACAAGAGACGAAACAAAATACGTCAAAACCGGGAGGACGACATGCTGATGCGCTGTGCTCGAGTCCTTGGCTTGGTATTTGGAGGATTGGTTTGGGCAGCCGCCGGGGCGACGGCGGCGGAGCCGCCGAAAGAGATGAAGCTCTACGTGTTCTCCTCGGGGGCGCTTAATCTTGACAAGTCCATCATTCAAAACGGCTCCAGCGGCAAGGTCCAGATTCCCGTCGGTTTTTTCCTGATCCGCCATCCCAAAGGTGATGTGCTGTTCGACTGCGGCAACAATGATCGTATCATCAAGGATCCGGATTATTGGGGACCGTTCGTGAAAGCGCTCGACCCAGGCCGCGATCCCGACATCGCCATCGACGCCCAGCTTTCCAAGATTAACGTCAAGCCCTCCGACATCAAATATGTCGTACTCGGCCACTTCCACGTCGACCACGCCGGCAACATCGGCAAGTTCCTGGATTCGACATTCGTGTTCCAGCGCGACGAGATCAGGAACGCGTTCTGGCCGGCGCCCGGCTACGCGACGTTTTTCATCTCGGAAGATTTCTCCATGCTGCGGAACAGCATCGGCGGGGGCATGCCCGCCAAGTACAAGACCATCGAACTCGACGGGGACCTCGACCTGTTCGGTGACAATAGTGTCTTCATCCACCGCAGCGTCTCGCACACGCCGGGAAGCCAGATCCTTGTCGTGCGGCTGCCGAAGACCGGCACAGTGGTGCTGACCTCCGACGCTGTCTATCTGCAGGAGAACCTCGATAAGAACATCCTGCCGAGCATCGGCAGTGTCTACGATCCGGTCGGCATGCTAGACGCCTACGCTTGGGTGAAACGGGTCCGCGACACCGAGGGCGCCGACATCATCTATGCCCATGACCCTGATACGTTCAAGGCGCACAAGCACTCGCCCGAATTCTACGAGTGA
- a CDS encoding ABC transporter substrate-binding protein: MSAVITRRIVLAGGTASLLAAPWVARAQSNTLRIGMQSILSGPIALLGTSSRNALMMEQDRINAAGGFLGRQIEIVYRDSKGQPQEAARIARELVNSSGCELLIDAEASSASFAVQEVVRSLGVPCIHTNSETSSLTADPKIRAPTAFRVARQGVHDAVAGSIYLSGYANAKKLNKWATCSPDYAYGRDTTAQYLQFFKQFKPDLEVITEAWPKLGQPDFTEVITKLIQAKPQALFTLLYAGDLSAFVNQGNIYALFSQMAVATPNVDYPVLAAIKNLPAGIQSATRYLETFPDTPANKEWGQAYFKKWNERPTNWSWQNTVAMQFYEQAIKKANALDGKALADALTGMKINTPFGVDGTITMRDDHTTIGYAIGWGQTIPTEPFIVDVKAADWGKIIELETEWKKQQKYI, translated from the coding sequence ATGAGCGCAGTCATCACGCGTCGCATTGTACTGGCGGGTGGTACCGCCAGCCTGCTGGCCGCTCCCTGGGTGGCCAGGGCCCAGAGCAACACCTTACGGATTGGAATGCAAAGCATCCTGTCCGGGCCGATCGCACTGCTCGGCACCTCGTCGCGTAATGCGCTGATGATGGAACAGGATCGCATCAACGCGGCCGGGGGCTTCCTCGGCCGACAGATCGAAATCGTGTACCGCGACTCAAAGGGCCAGCCGCAGGAGGCCGCCCGCATCGCGCGAGAGCTGGTGAACAGCTCGGGTTGTGAGCTCTTGATCGATGCCGAGGCATCGTCCGCCTCCTTTGCGGTCCAGGAAGTGGTGCGCAGTCTCGGCGTTCCCTGCATCCACACCAACAGCGAAACGTCCTCGCTGACTGCGGATCCCAAGATTCGTGCGCCCACCGCGTTCCGAGTCGCGCGGCAAGGCGTGCACGACGCTGTCGCCGGCAGCATTTATCTCTCCGGATACGCCAACGCCAAGAAGCTCAACAAATGGGCGACCTGTTCGCCTGACTACGCCTACGGCCGCGACACCACCGCCCAATACCTGCAATTCTTCAAGCAGTTCAAGCCGGACCTCGAGGTGATCACCGAGGCCTGGCCCAAGCTCGGGCAGCCAGACTTCACGGAAGTCATCACTAAGCTGATCCAGGCCAAGCCGCAGGCGCTGTTCACGTTGCTTTATGCCGGCGACCTCTCGGCCTTCGTGAACCAGGGCAACATCTATGCGCTGTTCTCGCAGATGGCCGTGGCGACCCCCAACGTCGATTATCCGGTGCTGGCTGCGATCAAGAACCTGCCGGCCGGCATCCAGTCGGCTACCCGCTATCTCGAAACCTTCCCGGATACGCCCGCCAACAAGGAATGGGGCCAGGCCTACTTCAAGAAGTGGAACGAGCGGCCGACCAACTGGTCGTGGCAGAACACGGTGGCAATGCAGTTCTATGAGCAGGCCATCAAGAAGGCCAATGCCCTGGACGGCAAGGCGCTGGCCGACGCGCTCACCGGCATGAAGATCAACACGCCGTTCGGCGTCGACGGCACGATCACCATGCGCGACGACCACACCACGATCGGCTATGCCATCGGCTGGGGCCAGACCATACCGACCGAGCCGTTCATTGTCGACGTGAAGGCCGCCGACTGGGGTAAGATCATCGAGCTCGAGACGGAGTGGAAGAAGCAGCAGAAGTACATCTGA
- a CDS encoding HupE/UreJ family protein: MRYPLLCAILLAAFSQSLALPAAAHQINLLTTRLALSHDRTVTVEMGLKGSDVDRLIGTRLYDAKEDAVDPAAVAAATPAILTYLNANLGISNNSGVACAASQGRIFADGDGVIFRNTYSCATVPGDILYRSMVLTENDPTARQVVLIVQGGQEAQALLDADKTTVTLSAPPPSLASTMHSYLIAGIEHIFLGYDHIAFLVAVVLWATRIMPVIKIVTAFTIAHSITLSLAALGIVVIPSRIVEPAIAASIVFVAIENFFSRDLDRRWRVTFMFGLIHGFGFASVLKEIGVPPHAIVPALAAFNIGVEIGQVAIVAIVIPALIALEQLAAIGRAKPARRAALVYALSAVITVLGSYWFFTRVLDA, encoded by the coding sequence GTGAGATATCCGCTACTCTGCGCGATCCTGCTTGCCGCCTTCTCGCAGAGTTTGGCGCTGCCGGCAGCGGCGCACCAGATCAACCTCTTGACGACGCGCCTTGCTCTCTCCCACGATCGTACGGTCACCGTCGAGATGGGGCTCAAGGGCAGCGACGTCGACCGTCTGATCGGCACCAGGCTCTATGATGCAAAGGAGGACGCGGTCGATCCCGCCGCCGTCGCCGCTGCCACACCGGCAATCCTCACCTATCTGAATGCGAATCTCGGCATATCAAACAATAGCGGTGTTGCGTGCGCCGCAAGCCAGGGGAGGATCTTCGCCGACGGTGACGGTGTCATCTTCCGCAATACGTATTCCTGCGCAACTGTTCCCGGCGACATCCTCTATCGCTCCATGGTTCTGACCGAGAACGACCCGACCGCGCGGCAGGTCGTCCTCATCGTCCAAGGCGGGCAGGAGGCGCAGGCGCTGCTCGATGCCGACAAAACGACCGTGACGCTGTCGGCGCCGCCACCCTCGCTCGCCTCGACGATGCACAGCTATCTGATCGCCGGCATCGAGCACATTTTTCTCGGCTATGACCATATCGCCTTTCTAGTCGCCGTCGTGCTGTGGGCTACACGGATCATGCCGGTCATCAAGATCGTGACGGCGTTCACGATTGCGCATTCGATTACGCTCTCGCTGGCCGCGCTCGGCATCGTCGTCATCCCAAGCCGGATCGTCGAGCCGGCGATTGCGGCGTCGATCGTATTCGTTGCGATCGAGAATTTCTTCTCGCGTGACCTCGACCGGCGCTGGCGAGTGACCTTCATGTTTGGGCTGATTCACGGTTTCGGTTTTGCCAGCGTTCTGAAGGAGATCGGTGTCCCGCCACACGCGATCGTGCCGGCACTTGCGGCGTTCAACATCGGCGTCGAGATCGGCCAGGTCGCGATCGTTGCAATCGTAATTCCGGCGCTGATCGCCCTTGAGCAACTCGCGGCGATTGGCAGAGCCAAGCCGGCAAGGCGCGCAGCTTTGGTTTATGCGCTGTCGGCTGTGATTACAGTGCTCGGCAGCTATTGGTTCTTCACGCGCGTGCTCGATGCATAA
- a CDS encoding ABC transporter ATP-binding protein — MPPVVLAQHVTKWYGSRRAVADVSFAIEPGEIVGLLGPNGSGKSTIFRMLTGYLVPTSGRIEVAGCDVVSDSLGVRRAISYVPEDAPLYDHMRVGEFLHFMAGLKGLHGAGARGAVDEAAERLELTAVMMLPAGKLSRGFRQRVSIAQALLANPKVLVLDEPTSGLDPHQVIAVRDLIRSLAGRHTVLMASHILPEIEKIASRVMILLDGRLLTSDALKEMTQHLALRLSSSSPYALIVLAAQGVSGVREVAPDADAGTGHYLVRAERRASLPADLIAALVAADVAVSELTEVRPDLERVFLDLTKRLGEAA; from the coding sequence ATGCCTCCGGTCGTTCTGGCGCAGCATGTGACGAAATGGTACGGGTCGCGGCGCGCCGTTGCTGACGTGTCCTTTGCGATCGAGCCGGGTGAAATCGTCGGCCTGCTCGGGCCCAACGGATCCGGCAAGAGTACGATTTTCCGCATGCTCACGGGCTACCTCGTGCCGACTTCAGGGCGGATCGAGGTGGCAGGCTGCGACGTGGTGTCGGATTCCCTCGGCGTCCGACGTGCCATCAGCTACGTGCCTGAGGATGCGCCGCTCTACGACCACATGCGGGTTGGCGAATTCCTGCATTTCATGGCGGGCCTCAAGGGGCTGCACGGCGCTGGAGCGCGCGGGGCGGTGGATGAAGCCGCCGAGCGGCTTGAGTTGACGGCGGTGATGATGCTGCCGGCCGGAAAACTGTCGCGCGGCTTCCGCCAGCGCGTTTCGATCGCGCAGGCGCTTCTGGCGAACCCAAAGGTGCTCGTGCTCGATGAGCCGACCAGCGGGCTCGACCCGCATCAGGTGATCGCCGTGCGCGATCTCATCCGGTCGCTGGCCGGCCGCCACACCGTGTTGATGGCCTCGCACATCCTGCCCGAGATAGAGAAGATCGCCTCGCGCGTGATGATCCTGCTCGATGGCCGGCTGCTGACATCAGACGCGCTGAAGGAGATGACGCAGCATCTGGCGCTGCGGCTGTCATCATCGTCCCCTTATGCTCTGATCGTTCTTGCAGCCCAAGGCGTCTCCGGCGTGCGCGAGGTCGCGCCCGATGCGGATGCCGGCACGGGCCATTATCTCGTTCGTGCCGAACGGCGCGCGTCGCTTCCGGCCGATCTCATCGCGGCGCTCGTGGCGGCCGATGTCGCCGTGTCGGAGCTTACGGAGGTGCGTCCCGATCTCGAGCGGGTGTTTCTCGATCTCACCAAGCGCCTCGGTGAGGCAGCATGA
- a CDS encoding branched-chain amino acid ABC transporter permease encodes MDLNALGACFATSACVVTQTTSGLIVGMLLFLVAAGVTLIFGVLKVVNFAHGTFYMLGGYVAYTALGVTGSYAVAVLAGALSMAAFGVAFERALISRVYGSNVLMQLLICYAVVLIFDDLVKIIWGPEFHAMGMPPAFQVPPLFIAGGVVPPFYAVLIGIAALIAVILGLGLSMTRLGKTVRAAAINAQMVSALGVNTTLLFTIVFAIGGGLAGLAGALAAPVRSLSPGMGFSVLIESFIVTVIGGMGSIPGALVSALLIGLVRGFGTIGFPQFTDGLIYIVMIAILLLRPQGLFGRRL; translated from the coding sequence ATGGACCTCAACGCACTCGGCGCCTGCTTCGCAACATCGGCCTGTGTGGTGACCCAAACCACCAGCGGGCTGATCGTGGGCATGCTCCTGTTCCTGGTCGCCGCAGGCGTGACGCTGATCTTCGGCGTGCTGAAAGTCGTGAATTTCGCCCACGGCACCTTCTACATGCTAGGCGGTTACGTCGCCTATACGGCGCTCGGCGTAACCGGCAGCTATGCTGTTGCGGTGCTGGCGGGCGCACTGTCAATGGCGGCGTTTGGCGTTGCGTTCGAGCGTGCGCTGATTAGTCGCGTCTATGGCTCCAATGTCCTCATGCAGCTTCTGATCTGCTACGCCGTGGTGTTGATCTTCGACGATCTCGTCAAGATCATCTGGGGACCGGAATTCCACGCCATGGGTATGCCGCCGGCGTTCCAGGTGCCGCCGCTGTTCATCGCGGGTGGAGTGGTGCCCCCCTTTTACGCCGTGCTGATCGGAATCGCTGCGCTGATCGCAGTCATTCTCGGCCTCGGCCTGTCGATGACGCGGCTCGGCAAGACGGTGCGCGCCGCCGCGATCAACGCGCAGATGGTGTCTGCGCTCGGCGTCAACACCACACTGCTGTTTACGATCGTCTTCGCCATCGGCGGGGGGCTCGCCGGACTCGCGGGCGCGCTCGCGGCGCCGGTGCGTTCGCTGTCGCCGGGCATGGGCTTTTCGGTCTTGATCGAGAGCTTCATTGTCACCGTAATCGGCGGTATGGGCTCGATCCCGGGCGCTCTGGTTTCAGCGCTGTTGATAGGGCTGGTCCGCGGCTTCGGCACGATCGGCTTCCCCCAGTTCACCGACGGCCTGATTTACATCGTGATGATTGCTATCCTGCTGCTCCGGCCGCAGGGCCTATTCGGTCGCCGTCTATGA
- a CDS encoding Gldg family protein — translation MMARFARADFGLAALVAGAVATGLLGFAGLGETVSNGLLFAACLLVLLALFVLAVRLPLRGGASRASEWAMNAAIVCGAVAIVVGANVALYRHDVHLDVSREGANTPPRQLTDVIAQLREPLALTYFYNAGDPHAVGLRDLVQIAARNHPLFVFRAVDLDKEPGTARDLGVRVYNTAVLQAGDRKVLVENVVDPARLGLAALRVLRKHTETVCFVTGHGETFRPMPSHFHYSHVETLKGHETPGAGDVLEASPEQLDRLELALNQIGFEMRELVTATSVVIPPDCSVIAEIGPRSAFTADEVQLFGNYLKGGGRLLLLLDPLSEISGDFERLVLKPVGLSSAAAIVVDPLNHFRTDSDKVAVPYYPSHPITKRLALTIFPHARPISVGQPPSGVAVVVLAASSQDSYLKSPQATVAVTGGEAPSANRTSQTLAVALEGTWPGAGDDKHFRLVVAGTSKFASNEYFPYVSNGELSLSMLRWLAEDDATPSVAPQPLKLPEIVMTSRQMRDSFIVLEVLLPLSTALFGMLMWWRRR, via the coding sequence ATGATGGCGCGCTTTGCCCGAGCCGACTTCGGCCTAGCCGCGCTTGTGGCCGGTGCCGTCGCGACCGGCCTGCTCGGCTTTGCCGGACTTGGCGAGACGGTGTCGAACGGCCTACTTTTCGCAGCCTGCCTCCTCGTGCTGCTTGCGCTGTTCGTGCTCGCGGTCCGTCTTCCGCTGCGCGGCGGTGCATCGCGCGCCTCGGAGTGGGCTATGAATGCGGCCATTGTCTGTGGCGCCGTCGCCATCGTGGTCGGCGCCAACGTCGCGCTCTATCGCCACGACGTACATCTCGACGTCAGCCGAGAGGGGGCGAACACGCCGCCGCGCCAGCTCACCGACGTCATCGCGCAATTGCGCGAGCCGCTCGCGCTCACCTATTTCTACAACGCTGGTGATCCCCACGCGGTGGGCCTTCGCGACCTCGTGCAGATTGCCGCGCGCAACCATCCGCTGTTCGTCTTTCGCGCCGTCGACCTTGACAAGGAGCCCGGCACGGCGCGCGACCTCGGCGTGCGCGTCTACAACACGGCGGTGCTGCAGGCTGGGGATCGCAAGGTGCTGGTCGAGAACGTGGTCGATCCCGCGCGGCTCGGATTAGCCGCGCTGCGCGTCCTGCGCAAGCATACCGAGACCGTCTGCTTCGTTACCGGTCACGGCGAGACTTTCCGTCCGATGCCGTCACACTTCCATTACAGCCATGTCGAGACGCTGAAGGGCCATGAGACGCCCGGCGCCGGCGACGTGCTGGAGGCCTCACCCGAGCAGCTCGACAGGCTGGAGCTTGCGCTGAATCAGATCGGTTTCGAGATGCGCGAGCTCGTTACCGCGACTAGCGTGGTGATACCGCCGGACTGCTCCGTGATTGCCGAGATTGGACCGCGCAGTGCGTTCACCGCAGACGAGGTGCAGCTGTTCGGTAATTACCTCAAAGGGGGCGGGCGGCTCCTCTTGCTGCTCGATCCGCTGTCGGAGATATCCGGCGATTTCGAGCGGCTTGTGCTCAAGCCCGTGGGGCTGTCTAGTGCGGCGGCGATCGTTGTCGATCCCCTCAATCATTTCCGGACCGATTCGGACAAAGTAGCGGTTCCTTATTATCCTTCCCATCCGATCACGAAGCGCCTCGCGCTGACTATATTCCCGCACGCGCGGCCAATCTCGGTCGGGCAGCCTCCGTCAGGCGTGGCTGTCGTCGTGCTGGCGGCGAGCAGCCAGGATAGCTATCTGAAATCCCCCCAGGCAACGGTCGCCGTGACAGGCGGCGAAGCGCCGAGTGCTAACCGCACCTCGCAAACGCTCGCCGTGGCTCTCGAGGGCACCTGGCCCGGCGCAGGCGACGACAAACACTTCCGCCTTGTGGTCGCCGGTACCAGCAAGTTCGCTAGCAACGAATACTTTCCTTACGTCTCTAACGGCGAGCTCTCGCTGTCAATGCTGCGCTGGCTCGCCGAGGATGATGCTACCCCGAGCGTGGCACCACAGCCGTTGAAGCTGCCGGAGATCGTGATGACGAGCCGCCAGATGCGCGACAGTTTCATTGTGCTGGAGGTCCTGTTGCCGCTGAGCACCGCGCTTTTCGGGATGCTGATGTGGTGGAGGCGGCGGTGA
- a CDS encoding ABC transporter permease: protein MRSFAVLLQKEEAALFSAPIAYVLMTVFLLIMGYSFTLTLFLSHQPSMVHIFFQMFVLFGLTAPLITMRLFAEERKLKTLEVLLTAPVSEVAIVLAKYVAAMSLVVVMLLLSTAYAAALAWFGDPDFGPIYSGYLGLLLFGSALVSTGLLASALTANQVIAALITLSVFLLLWIIDNFGWLLPSPADTMVVNLSLSVHFRPFAVGSIYLSDVGFFVSVTLLTLVLSVRALARR from the coding sequence ATGAGAAGTTTTGCGGTGCTGCTCCAAAAAGAAGAGGCGGCGCTGTTTTCCGCGCCGATCGCCTACGTCCTGATGACTGTGTTCCTCCTGATCATGGGCTACAGCTTCACGCTCACGCTGTTCCTCAGCCATCAGCCCAGCATGGTGCACATCTTCTTCCAGATGTTCGTGCTGTTCGGGCTCACCGCTCCGCTGATCACCATGCGCCTGTTCGCGGAGGAGCGGAAACTGAAGACGCTGGAGGTTCTCCTGACCGCCCCGGTGTCGGAGGTCGCGATCGTCTTGGCAAAATACGTCGCTGCGATGAGCCTAGTTGTGGTCATGCTGCTGCTCTCGACGGCCTACGCCGCTGCGCTCGCCTGGTTCGGCGATCCCGACTTCGGCCCGATCTACTCTGGCTATCTCGGACTGCTGTTGTTCGGCTCCGCGCTGGTCAGCACCGGACTCCTGGCCTCGGCGCTGACGGCGAACCAGGTCATCGCGGCGCTGATTACACTCAGCGTCTTCCTGCTGCTCTGGATCATCGATAATTTCGGCTGGCTGCTTCCGAGCCCCGCCGACACGATGGTGGTGAACCTCTCGCTTTCCGTGCACTTTCGTCCGTTCGCCGTCGGGTCGATCTATCTGTCAGACGTCGGTTTTTTCGTCAGCGTCACGCTGTTGACGCTGGTGCTCTCCGTGCGGGCGCTGGCGCGAAGATGA
- a CDS encoding branched-chain amino acid ABC transporter permease, producing the protein MKENRRPAMREAAIAALALIVVLAIPFVHRSPAFEDFVIRLSAMALFATSLNLLVGNTGMVSFGHGLFYGLGAYAFALMMQMTELSLPVAAVLAVLFTAVAALCVGAICVRLSTDYFAFITLAFQMLIYSVIISWQSLTGGDQGLRGGLPRREIFGFELASQLHLYQFCAVVAVIGLLALRHISASPFGQTLRMIRDNDSRTSFLGVVLWRARLWAFTIAGSFAGLGGVLAALFVSGAYPELADWPNSGQAIFAVMLGGINSFLGPLLGAAILLALNDLLARTTEYQGLVLGIVVLIFAVGLRRGVLDFLRRAWPSSLR; encoded by the coding sequence ATGAAAGAGAATCGCCGCCCGGCCATGCGCGAGGCGGCGATTGCCGCACTAGCCTTGATTGTCGTGCTCGCAATCCCGTTCGTCCATCGCAGCCCTGCGTTCGAGGATTTCGTCATCCGATTGAGTGCAATGGCGCTGTTTGCGACCTCGCTCAACCTGTTGGTCGGCAACACCGGCATGGTCTCATTCGGCCATGGCCTGTTCTATGGGCTGGGCGCCTACGCTTTCGCCTTGATGATGCAGATGACGGAGCTCTCGCTGCCCGTCGCGGCCGTGCTCGCGGTGCTGTTCACGGCCGTAGCCGCGCTCTGCGTCGGCGCGATCTGCGTCCGCCTCAGCACGGACTATTTCGCCTTCATCACCCTGGCGTTTCAGATGCTGATCTACAGTGTCATCATCTCCTGGCAGAGCCTCACCGGCGGCGACCAGGGCCTGCGCGGCGGCCTGCCGCGACGCGAGATCTTCGGCTTCGAGCTCGCCTCGCAGCTTCATCTTTACCAGTTCTGCGCGGTCGTCGCGGTAATTGGCTTGCTGGCGCTGCGCCACATTTCCGCAAGCCCCTTTGGCCAAACGCTGCGCATGATCCGAGACAACGATAGCCGCACGAGCTTTCTTGGCGTGGTGCTGTGGCGCGCCCGGCTGTGGGCATTCACCATCGCCGGCAGCTTCGCAGGGCTCGGCGGCGTATTGGCCGCACTGTTCGTCTCGGGCGCCTATCCGGAACTCGCCGATTGGCCGAATTCTGGTCAAGCGATCTTTGCCGTCATGCTGGGCGGCATCAACAGCTTCCTCGGACCTTTGCTCGGTGCGGCGATCCTGCTTGCGCTGAATGACCTGCTGGCCCGCACCACCGAGTATCAGGGCCTGGTGCTGGGAATCGTGGTCCTCATCTTCGCCGTTGGTTTGCGCCGCGGCGTGCTGGATTTTCTCCGACGTGCATGGCCGAGCAGCTTACGATGA